The proteins below come from a single Malus domestica chromosome 03, GDT2T_hap1 genomic window:
- the LOC103425265 gene encoding aluminum-activated malate transporter 2-like, translated as MESASHEKVGLLTSWWLKLKAMSTMITCKVSELAKMTKKLGQDDPRRIVHSFKVGFALTLVSLFYYYQPLYNNFGVSAMWAVMTVVVVFEFSVGATLGKGLNRTMATLVAGALGIGAHHLASLSGQIGKPIVIGVFVFLQAATSTFIRFFPKIKARYDYGLLIFILTFSLISVSGFRDDEILELAHKRLSTIFIGGSACVIISILVCPVWAGEDLHNLIANNIEKLGNFLEGFGDQYFKTLEDVESKDDKAFLQGYKTVLNSKASEDSLANFARWEPGHGRFLFRHPWKQYLQVGTSTRQCAYRIEALHSRLTSDNQVSPEILIKIQESCTELSLETGKALKELALGFEEMTKSPSVDTHIAKAKAAAKSLRALLKSGLWEDAALLEVMPAATVGSLLLDVFNCSEKIIESVNELAQLANFETVEATVSPEKLDTKKQNNPNRDCPHVVVTIIELPQVIPETGKKNGSHQQMEV; from the exons ATGGAGTCTGCAAGTCATGAGAAAGTAGGGTTATTAACTAGTTGGTGGCTGAAGCTCAAAGCCATGTCTACCATGATTACTTGCAAAGTCTCCGAGCTTGCAAAGATGACAAAAAAGCTTGGGCAAGACGACCCCAGAAGAATCGTTCATTCTTTTAAAGTTGGATTTGCACTCACCTTGGTCTCATTATTCTACTACTATCAGCCACTTTACAACAACTTTGGTGTCTCTGCAATGTGGGCTGTCATGACTGTCGTCGTTGTCTTTGAGTTCTCAGTAG GAGCTACTCTTGGAAAGGGATTAAATAGAACTATGGCAACACTAGTAGCTGGTGCTCTTGGTATTGGGGCTCATCACCTAGCTAGCCTATCTGGACAAATAGGCAAGCCCATAGTAATTGGCGTCTTCGTCTTCCTACAAG CTGCGACATCAACATTTATACGATTTTTTCCCAAAATCAAGGCACGATATGACTACGGGTTGTTGATCTTTATATTGACATTCTCTTTGATATCTGTGTCCGGTTTTCGAGATGATGAAATATTGGAGTTGGCCCACAAGAGGCTGTCAACCATCTTTATTGGTGGCTCTGCCTGTGTGATCATATCCATTCTGGTTTGCCCTGTATGGGCTGGTGAAGATCTTCATAACCTCATTGCTAACAACATTGAAAAGCTAGGAAACTTCTTAGAag GATTTGGAGACCAGTACTTCAAAACATTAGAGGATGTAGAGTCTAAAGATGACAAGGCATTTCTCCAAGGATACAAAACTGTTCTCAATTCTAAAGCTAGTGAGGATTCCTTG GCAAATTTTGCAAGATGGGAACCTGGTCACGGTCGTTTCCTTTTTCGTCATCCATGGAAGCAATACCTTCAAGTTGGAACTTCAACTCGACAATGTGCCTACCGGATTGAAGCACTTCATAGCCGGCTCACTTCTGACAACCAA GTATCGCCAGAAATTCTAATTAAAATTCAAGAATCATGCACAGAATTAAGCTTGGAAACTGGCAAGGCACTGAAGGAACTAGCATTAGGCTTCGAGGAAATGACCAAATCACCCTCTGTTGATACCCACATTGCCAAGGCAAAAGCTGCAGCCAAGTCCCTCAGAGCCTTACTTAAATCTGGGCTGTGGGAAGATGCAGCGCTTTTAGAAGTGATGCCAGCAGCAACAGTTGGCTCACTTCTGCTTGATGTTTTCAACTGCTCTGAGAAAATCATTGAGTCTGTCAATGAACTGGCACAACTTGCAAATTTTGAGACTGTTGAAGCCACTGTGTCACCAGAGAAATTAGAcaccaagaaacaaaataatccCAACCGGGATTGCCCCCATGTTGTTGTTACAATTATAGAGTTGCCCCAAGTTATACCAGAAACTGGGAAAAAAAATGGTAGTCATCAACAAATggaagtgtaa